A stretch of the Bacteroidales bacterium genome encodes the following:
- a CDS encoding N-acetyltransferase yields MADFFAHPTSIIDENCTIGKGSKIWHFSHLMSGCQLGEKCNIGQNVVVSPDVVLGNNVKVQNNVSIYTGVICEDDVFLGPSMVFTNITNPRSAIVRRDKYVKTLVKKGASIGANATIVCGNTIGEYSLIGAGTVITKDVAPYALVVGNPGKQIGWVSEYGHRLIFDDEGFATCPESGEKYELKNGKVLKITQ; encoded by the coding sequence ATGGCAGATTTTTTCGCACATCCAACTAGTATAATTGACGAAAATTGCACAATTGGCAAAGGTTCAAAGATATGGCATTTTTCGCATCTGATGTCTGGCTGCCAATTAGGAGAAAAGTGCAATATTGGTCAAAATGTAGTTGTGTCTCCAGATGTGGTTTTAGGAAACAATGTAAAAGTTCAAAACAATGTTTCCATTTACACCGGCGTTATTTGTGAAGATGATGTATTTCTTGGTCCAAGCATGGTTTTTACAAACATAACAAATCCGCGTAGCGCAATAGTAAGGCGAGATAAATATGTTAAAACTCTCGTAAAAAAAGGAGCTTCTATTGGAGCAAACGCTACTATCGTTTGTGGAAACACCATTGGCGAATATTCATTAATCGGAGCAGGAACTGTAATAACAAAAGACGTAGCACCATACGCTTTAGTTGTTGGAAATCCGGGTAAGCAAATTGGTTGGGTAAGCGAATACGGACATCGCTTGATTTTTGATGATGAAGGTTTTGCAACATGCCCTGAAAGCGGTGAAAAATATGAGTTAAAAAATGGAAAGGTTTTAAAAATTACGCAATGA
- a CDS encoding Gfo/Idh/MocA family oxidoreductase — translation MLNFALIGAAGYIAPRHMKAIKETGNKLTTLLDPCDSVGIIDSYFPNADYFKESERFDRHLDKIRRNKESKIDYVSICSPNYLHDAHIRMAMRNQADVICEKPLVLNPWNITALKEIEKETNKKINTILQLRLHDSIVKLKKEIEESKNAFFDINLTYITSRGNWYYYSWKGDESKSGGIATNIGIHFFDMLSWIFGAPEKSVVHLHEKNKAAGYFALKNAGIRWFLSIDENDLPDEIKGKKRTYRLISVNGNEVEFSDGFTDLHTLSYKEILNGNGFGLDDAFNSIEMVYNIRNSKITPISGEYHPLLKKIIK, via the coding sequence ATATTAAATTTTGCTTTGATAGGAGCTGCTGGCTACATTGCCCCACGCCACATGAAAGCAATTAAAGAAACTGGCAATAAACTTACAACCCTATTAGACCCTTGCGATAGTGTGGGCATAATAGATTCTTATTTTCCAAATGCGGATTATTTCAAAGAATCAGAAAGATTTGACAGACATCTTGATAAAATTCGCAGAAACAAAGAATCAAAAATAGATTATGTAAGCATTTGCTCTCCAAATTACTTGCATGACGCCCACATACGAATGGCAATGCGAAATCAAGCAGATGTAATTTGCGAAAAACCACTTGTGCTCAATCCTTGGAACATAACGGCTCTTAAAGAAATTGAAAAAGAAACCAACAAGAAAATAAATACTATTTTACAACTTCGCCTGCATGATTCTATAGTAAAACTGAAAAAAGAAATTGAAGAAAGCAAAAATGCTTTTTTTGATATAAATCTAACCTATATCACTAGCCGCGGAAATTGGTATTATTATTCATGGAAAGGTGATGAAAGCAAGAGCGGCGGCATAGCAACAAATATTGGAATTCATTTTTTCGATATGCTTTCTTGGATTTTCGGAGCTCCTGAAAAATCAGTTGTTCACCTACACGAAAAAAACAAAGCTGCGGGATATTTTGCTTTGAAAAATGCAGGCATAAGATGGTTTCTAAGCATAGACGAAAACGATTTGCCCGATGAAATCAAAGGAAAAAAACGCACATACAGGCTAATCTCTGTAAATGGAAACGAAGTGGAGTTTTCTGATGGCTTTACAGATTTACACACATTAAGCTACAAAGAAATATTGAATGGAAATGGCTTTGGACTTGACGATGCTTTTAATTCAATAGAAATGGTATATAATATTCGTAATAGCAAAATAACACCTATAAGTGGAGAATATCATCCTCTTTTAAAAAAAATTATTAAATAG